TTCACCTGGGGCAGCGACGCCGACGACCAGCCCAGGCTGGAGCTGAAGGAGCGCGCCGACGCCCCCGAGGGCGCCAAGGTCCTCGAAGGCAGTTACGACATCAGCGGCTGGGGAGGACTCACCCACGACTTCGCGTTCGACAAGCCCGCCCACGACTGGACCGCGCACAAGGGCATCCGGTTCTGGTGGTACGGACAGAACACCGCCCCCCTGCCTCCCGGCTCCGGCAAGCGCATCAACTTCGAGCTCAAGGACGGCGGCGCCAACGGCGAGGCCTCCGAGCTGTGGACGACGTCCTTCACCGACGACTGGGAGGGCTGGCACCTCGTCGAGATCCCCTTCGCGGACTTCGTCTACCGCGCCGACTACCAGCCGGTGGGCGGCATCGACCAGATCCTCGGCCTCAACGAGATGTGGGGTTACGCGCTCACCCTGCCGACCGGCGCGCCCGGGAAGTTCGCGATGGACGGCGTCGAGCTGTACGGGAAGGCCGACCCGACGCTGACGGCGAAGGTCATCACCGGCGCTGCCGTGTACCCGGTCGACGAGGGCGGCACCGCCCAGGTGAAGATCTCCGTCGCCACCACCGGATCGGGACCGATCGACGAGCCCGTCACCGTCGCGTACACCACCGAGGGCGGCAGCGCCGAGTCCGGCAAGGACTACGCGCCGGTCTCCGGCACGGTCACCTTCCCGGCCGGTACGGCCTCCGGCACGTCCGAGACCGTCGCCGTCACGACGAAGAAGGACAGCGCGGCCGAGTCCGCGGAGACGATCCCGCTGAAGCTCACGGTCACCGGCGCCAAGGCCCCGGCCGAGAACCCGCAGGTCGTCGTGGACGCCCACGGCCTGCCGTATCTCAACTCCCGCCTTCCGGTGAGGAAGCGCGTCGCCGACCTCCTCTCCCGGATGACGCTCGCGGAGAAGGCCGGTCAGATGACCCAGGCCGAGCGCAACGCGCTCAAGTCCCAGGGCGACATCGCCACGTACGACCTCGGCTCACTGCTCTCAGGCGGCGGCTCGGTGCCCACGCCGAACGCCCCCGAGGCATGGGCGAAGATGGTCGACGCATACCAACTGCGCGCCCAGGCAACCCGGTTCCAGATCCCGCTGATCTACGGCGTGGACGCGGTGCACGGCCACAACAACGTCATCGGGTCGACGATCATGCCGCACAACATCGGCATCGGAGCCACCCGTGACCCGGCCGTCGCCGAGAAGACCGGCGCGGTGACGGCGAAGGAAGTACGCGCCACCGGCATTCCGTGGGACTTCGCGCCCTGCCTCTGCGTCACGCGCGACGAGCGCTGGGGCCGCTCCTACGAGGCATTCGGCGAGGACCCTGCCCTGGTCACCGCCATGGAGACCGTGATCAAGGGCATGCAGGGCTCGCCCTCGGGCAAGGACCTGGACCGCAACGACAAGGTACTGGCCACCGCCAAGCACTTCGTCGGCGACGGCGGTACGGAGTACGGCTCGTCCTCCACCGGCTCGTACACGATCGACCAGGGCATCACCAAGGTCACCCGGCAGGAGCTGGAAGCGGTACACCTCGCGCCGTTCGCGGAGGCGGTGAAGCGCGGCACCGGCACGGTGATGCCGTCGTACTCCTCGCTGGACATCCTCGGCGACACCGAGGGCCCGGTGAAGATGCACGCCAGTGCGGAGATGATCAACGACGTCCTCAAGGACCGCATGGGCTTCAAGGGCTTTGTGATCAGCGACTGGCAGGCGATCGACCAGATCCCCGGCGACTACGCGAGCGACGTCCGTACGTCGATCAACGCCGGACTCGACATGATCATGGTCCCGACGGCCTACCCGGACTTCCACAGGACCCTGCGGGACGAGGTGACGGCTGGCCGCATCGGCGAGGCCCGGATCAATGACGCGGTCGCCCGCATCCTGACGCAGAAGTTCGACCTGGGCCTCTTCGAGAAGCCCTACGCCGACACCGCCAACGCCGACAGGATCGGCTCGGCCGAACACCGCGCGGTCGCCCGCGAGGCGGCGGCCAAGTCCCAGGTCCTACTGAAGAACGACGGCGCGGTGCTGCCGCTGAAGCCGTCCCAGAAGGTGTACGTCGCCGGGTCCAACGCCGACGACCTCGGCAACCAGGCCGGCGGCTGGACCATCAGCTGGCAGGGCTCCTCCGGAAAGATCACCACGGGTACGACGATCCTGGAGGGCATGAAGAAGGCCGCGCCCGACGCGGCCCTCACCTACTCCAAGGACGCCTCCGCGCCCACCGACGGCCACGACGTCGGCGTGGTCGTGGTCGGCGAGACCCCGTACGCCGAGGGCATCGGCGACGTCGGCAACGGCCATGACCTGGAGCTGAGCGCGGCGGACAAGGCCGCGGTCGACAAGGTCTGCTCGGCGATGAAGTGCGCAGTGTTGATCGTCTCCGGCCGCCCGCAGCTCATCGGCGACCGCCTCGGCGACATGGACGCGCTCGTCGCCTCCTGGCTGCCGGGCACGGAGGGCGACGGTGTCGCGGACGTCCTCTACGGCAAGCGCGCCTTCACCGGGCAGCTCCCGGTGACCTGGCCGAAGTCGGCGGCACAGCTGCCGATCAACGTCGGCGACACGTCGTACGACCCGCAGTACCCGTACGGCTGGGGCCTGACCACGCTGGCGAAGCCGCCGGCGGGCGGCGAACTCACCCTCAAGGCGCTCGCCCTCGCGGCGAAGCTTCTCGAGGCGGCGGGCCGCGCGGATTCGCCGGAGGCGAGGGCGGTGGTGTCCCAGGCCCGGCTGATCGCCCAGCAGAAGATCGGACAGCGCGTGACGGAGGCGGTGGCGAAGCCGTTCGCCGACGCGGACCACCTGTTGTTGGGCGGGGACGTCACGGGGGCGGTGGCGAAGCTGACGGCGGCGTACCGGGCGGGCTGATCCCAGGGCCCGTACGCCCTTCGGGCGTGTCCTCAATCGCCGGACGGGCTGACTTTCAGCCCCTCCGGCGATTGAGGAGCGGGGTCCGGGGCGGAGCCCCGGCAAGGGCGGCACCCAGCCGTACCGCAGCGCCCCCAAGAAACCCGCCCCCGCTTGTCCGGAAACGCCCCCATTCCGGTAGCGTCGACAGTATGAAGACCAGGCTGCTCACCGCACTGTCCGGTCTGCTGCTCGCCTTCTCGGCCACCGCCCTCGTCGCGGCGCCGGAAGCGCAGGCCGCCACCGGCCCCGAGGCCGCCGCCGAGGCACTCAAGGAGAGCCCGGTGTACGTCGACCCCCGCGCCTCCGGCCAGCTCTCCAAGGCCGACGCGACCGCCCTCGCGGACAAGATCAAGGACGCGGACAAGCCGGTCTTCGTGGCCGTCCTGCCCACCGGCGCCGAGTTCCCCGCCGACTCGGTCCTGCGGAACCTCCGTACCGAGACCGGCGTCACCGGCCTCTACGCCGTCCGCCTCGGCGACGGCTTCAACGCCGGCGCGGACCGCAGCGTGATGACCAACCAGGCCGTTCAGAACCTGGTCACGGCAGTGAAGACGCCCCCCGGCGCCGACGCCGCCACCCAGCTGAACAACTTCGTCGACCAGGCCCTGCCCCAGGTCGGCGGCAGCGCCCCGTCCTCTTGGGGCGCGAGCCCCGACGAGGGCGCGAACACCGGCTCCCTGATCGCACTCGGCGCCGTCGTGGTCGCGGGCGGCGCGGGCGCCTACACCATCGTCCGCCGCAAGCGCATGAGGAAGGCCGAGGAGGAGCGCGCCGCCCTCGACAAGCTCCGTGTCGTCGTCGACGAGGACATCACCGCCTTCGGCGAGGAGCTGGACCGCCTGGACTTCCACCCCTCGGAGAAGGGCGCGGACGACACGATGCGTGCCGACTACGAACGCGCGCTCGACTCGTACGACAACGCCAAGTCCAAGATGGGCGCCGCCGAACACCCCAGTGACGTCCGGGGGGTCACCCAGGCGCTGGAGGACGGCCGGTACTCACTCGCGGTCCTGGACGCCCGCCGTACGGGCGAGGCCGTGCCGGAACGCCGCCCACCCTGCTTCTTCGACCCCCGCCACGGCCTGTCGACCACCGACATGACCTGGACCCCGGCGGGCGGTCACGGCCGCGAGGTCCCGGTCTGCGCGGCGGACGCGGCCCGGCTGGAGGACGGCCAGGACCCGATGGCCCGTACGGTCGAGACGGATTCCGGCCGCCGCCCGTACTGGGAGGCCGGACCGGCGTACGGCCCCTGGGCCGGCGGCTACTTCGGCGGCGGCCTGCTGCCCGGCCTGCTGGCGGGCACGCTGCTCGGCACCATGCTCTCCACCCCGGCGTACGCGGCCGACTACGGCGGCGGTGACTTCAGCGGCGGCGACTACTCCGGCGCCGACTTCAGCTCGTCCGACTTCGGCGGAGGCGGCTTCGGCGGCGGCGGAGACTGGGGTGGCGGCGGCGGATTCGACGGAGGCGGCGGTTTCTAGCGGCCGTCGACGAAGGCGGCCCAGGCCTGGGGGGTGACGGTGAGGACCGGCCCGGTGAGGTTCTTGGAGTCGCGGATGTGCACGGCGAGGGGGTGCGCGGCGACCTCGACGCAGTCGCCGCCTTCGTCGCCGCTATAGCTGGACTTACGCCAGTCGTAGGCGACTTCGACGCAGTCGCCGCCTTGGTCGCTGCTGTAGCTGGACTTGAACCAGTTCATGAGTCTCCTAGCAGATCGTCCAGCAGGCCCATGCTCTCCTCGGGGGTAAGGGCCTGTGACCGCAGCATCCCATATTTCTGCTGGAGGACACTGACCTCGTCGGGGTCATCGACGAGGAAGCTGACCCGTTGCCCTTCCATATACGCCAGTTGATCGTGTCCGGGTGTCTCCAGCAGCACCATGGGGCCATTGAGCCCGGCGTGCTTCTCACGGCTCGTCGGGATGATCTGGAGCCCCAGGAAGGGGAGTTCGCCGCAGCGCCGCAGATGCCGGTTCTGCTCACGGAGGACGTGACGGCCTCCGATGGGCCGGTGGAGTATCACCTCCTCCAGTAGGAAGTTCATCATCGGTGGCCAGGGCGCGCGCTCGAAGAGCCGCTGCCGGTCGAGCCGCGCCGAGAGCCGTTCCTCGGCCTCCCCCACGGTGATTGGCGGATACAGGCAGCCGAACACCGCGCGGGCGTACTCCTCGGTCTGAAGCAGCCCAGGTACAACCTGGTTCTGGTACGAGAGAAGGGTCAAGGCCTCCTGCTCGTGCTCGACGAAATCCTGGGCGAACGCAGGGAACCGCTCCCGCTCCGGGACCTTGTCCACCGCCGTCTGCAACGCCCGCTTCGTATCCAGCAGTTCATCGAGCGCGATCGCCAGATCCAGCTTCAGCGGTCTCCGCCCCTGCTCGATCGAGGCGATCGTGTCCTCGCCCACGCAGAACTGGGTCGCCAGCTCCGCCTGGGTCATCCGGGCCGCCTTGCGGAACGCGCCGAGCTGGGCGCCGATCACATGCCAAGAGGTGACCCTCTTGGTCCTTTTCGCTGGGTGCATGCGCTCCCCTTTCCCGTCACGGGACGCGTACGACCCGTCACGAGTCGTACAACTCCGCTGTACGACCTGACGCACTGATCCATCGTAGTGACTCCCTGTGACAGTGGCGGCATGGTCGACGAACCCCAACTTCCGTACTTCCGTGAGGCGTTCTACCGGCGGGACCGCCGATGCGTTTCCGCAGCCAGGGACTTCACCCGCCGGGCCCTCGCGGACTGGAGCGTGGCCGACAGGGTGGACGACGTACTGCTCTGTGTGAGCGAGCTGGCCACCAATGCTCTTCTGCACGGCGTCCCGCCCGGCCGCGGCTTCCGGCTGCACCTGTTCCTGCATGCCGACGGCATCCTGCGCGTCGAGATCCACGACAGTGGCGACGGGTGCGTTCGGCTGTCGCCGCCGCATCCGGAGGGTGAGGGCGGCCGCGGGCTCGTCCTGGTCGCGGCGCTGGCGGACAAGTGGGGGGTCGGGGAGCGCTGCCCCGGCAAAAGGGTGTGGTGCGAGTTTGCTCTCGCTGCGGGGTGCTGTTCGAGTTCACTACCGAAAGTAGCGAATCGCTACGCCAGGTAATTGCTCATGATCGTCTGGTCATGTTGTCTCGGCCGCATGTCAAACAGAACGAGGCTCAGAGCCTTCGCGGCCGCAGCCGTCACCGCTGCCCTGGTGACGACCGGACCGCTGTCCGCGTCCGCTGCCCAGTCCGCCTCCGACACCGAACCCACCCTCGCCCCGCTGTACCGCTCGGCGAACGCCCTGCCGGGCCGTTACATCGTGACCCTCAGCAAGACCATGAACTCGGAAGAGATGATGGGCCGGGTCGGCGTGAAGCCCAGCTTCACCTACACGTCGGCGATGCGCGGATTCGCCGCCGCGCTCAGCCCGCTTCAGCTGAAGAACATCCGGGCGACCCCCGGGGTCGAGGCCGTCGAGCAGGACGCCACGGTCAGGGCGCTGGGGTCCACGCCCGGCGACACCCGGGCGCCGGCCTCGTCCTGGGGGCTGGACCGGATCGATCAGTCCGCATTGCCGCTCGACGGTGCCTTCACCACACAGGGCAACGGCAAGGGCGCCACCGCGTACATCCTCGACACCGGAATCGACTACGCCCACACCGAGTTCGGCGGTCGCGCCACGTTCGGCTACGACGCCGTCGGGGACGGCGGCGCCGGGAAGGACTGCGAGGGCCACGGCACCCATGTGGCGGGCACCGTCGGAGGCGCGACGTACGGCGTGGCGCGCAACGTCTCCCTGGTCAGCGTCCGGGTCCTCGACTGCCAGGGCTCGGGCACCTTGTCGGGGGTCATCGCCGGGTTCGACTGGGTGGCCGCCAACGCCAAGCGGCCGGCCGTGCTCAACGCCTCGCTCGGCGGAGCGAAGTCCGTCGCCGTGAACAACGCCGCCAACGCCCTCTCGGACAGCGGCGTCCTGCCGGTCGTCGCCGCGGGCAATGAGTCGGCGGATGCCTGCAATGTCTCGCCCGCGTCCGCGGACAGCGTGGTGACCGTCGGCGCGACCAACAGCTACGACGAGGAGACCGATTTCTCCAACTACGGCGCGTGTCTGTCCCTCTACGCGCCCGGCGCCGCCATCGTCTCGGCCAAGCTCGGCGGCGGCAGCGTAGCCCTGGACGGCACGTCCATGGCCTCTCCCCACGTCGCCGGTGTGGCGGCGCTCTACACGGCGGCGCACCCGACGGCACCTCCGGCGGAGGTCGCCGGCTTCCTCGACGACCAGTCCACCAAGGACCTCCTGTCCAAGGTCACCGGCGGCTCGCCGAACAAGCTCCTCTTCACCGACGTTCTCTGAACACGACGGGCTCATGACCGAGCGCCCGCCCCGGCCGCGGTGGACGGCAGGGCGGGCGCGCTCGTGGGGTGTGCGGGTGTCGGGGGCCTGAGCGGGGTCTGGCCCGGGGGATCAGGCCTGCGGGGCGGCCTTGATCGCGGAGATGTCGAAGAGCAGCTTGACCTTGTCGCCGACCAGGACGCCGCCGGTCTCCAGCGCCGCGTTCCAGCCCAGGCCCCAGTCGGAGCGCAGGATATCGGCGCTGCCCTCGAAGCCGACGCGCTCGTTGCCGTACGGGTCGGTGGCGGAACCGTTGAAGTCCAGGTCGATGGAGAGCGGGCGCGTGACGTCCTTGATCGTCAGGTCACCGGTGATGCGGTACTTGTCGCCGCCGAGCTGCTCCGCGTGAGTGGAGCGGAACGTCATCGTCGGGAACTTCTCCGCCTCGAAGAAGTCTCCGGTGCGCAGGTGGTTGTCGCGGTCCGCGATGCCGGTGTCGACGCTGGCGATCTTGACGTCGATCTCGGCGGTGGAGTGGTGCGGGTCCGTGCCGTTCAGCTGCAGCTTGCCCTCGAACTCGCCGAAGGAGCCGCGGACGTTCGTGACCATGGCGTGGCGGACGGTGAAGCCGATGCTGCTGTGGGCGGGGTCGATGGTGTAGTCGCCGGTCAGCGCCACGAGCGCCGGGTCCACCTCGATGGTGGCGGTGGTGGTGCCGGTGGTGTCGGCCTTGCGGTTGAAGAGACCCATGACGCACTCCTTAGGGGGACGCAGTATCGCGATTGTTTAATCTTTAACGAGCTCGACTGTAGATGCATTCCCTTCAAAGTTCAACATCTTCTCGGGAGGTTCACTCCAACGTCGTAGAGGCCCTCTGACCGACGCACGTAGAGCTCGGGCACCATCTGTCTGCTCCACCTGCCATGAGAATCCGCTCGGCTCTCGGCGTGCTCGCGCTCGTCTCGGGCTGTGTGCTCAAACGCCGGACGGGCTGAAAAGTCAGCCCGTCCGGCGTTTGTGAGGAGCGGGGTCCGGGGCGGAGCCCCAGCAAGGGCCTGGGCCCCTCAGGAACCCACCGTCAGCGTGAACCTCGCCGGGTTGCCGTCGTGCGCCGCGCCCGATACGTCCGGCTGCCCGTCCGGCCGCACGTCGTCGTACGGGAACGCATACCCGATCGGCGTGTTCGCGTGGACGACCCGCGACCAGTGATTCGTCGCCTGATCCCGGTAGTAGTCCGCCGCCGTCGCCCCGTTCGGCTGGTCCGGATGCGTCAGCAGCGTCGTCCGGTTGAAGCCCGCCGCCAGCCTCGCCAGCAGTCCCTTCTTGTCGTCGGGATCACCGGGGTTGTTGGCGAACGGCCCGTGGTTGCAGGTGAAGATGTCCTTCGACGACGGCTTGGGGAAGGCGTGGCCGCCCGTGAAGGTCATGACGTCACCGCTGACGCGCCCGGTGCGTACACCGCGCCCGCCCTGCAGGTCGATCCGCAGATCGGTGGACCGGTACTTGTCCCAGACCTGGTTGATGTAGCCGTCGAATACGTTCCGGAAGGGCATCTCGTTCGGGCGGTCGAAGAACGGCGCCATCAGGTTCTGCGGCGAGATGACCCGCAGGACCTGGCCGCCGGAGTCCCGGATGACCAGCTTGTCCCAGGGCTGACCGTCGCGGCCCGCCTGGGCGAGAAGGCCGTCGGCGATCTTCTGCAGCGCGCCGTTCGGGAGCGCCGCGACCGTGTGGGTGGCGTCGCCGGTGAGGGTGAGGCCGATGGGGAGCGCGGTCACCAGGTCGACGTAGCTGATGTTGGCGTACAGCTGCGTCGGATTGAAGGTGAACTCCGCGAAGGACCAGACGCGGCGGTAGTTGGCGTCGGTGGAGGTCGCGAAGGCCGGCTCGACCAGGGCGGGCCCGGGGTTGACGAAGAAGTCCAGCTTGCTGTCGCGTACGAAGTAGACGCGGGCGCCGAACATCTGGGGCAGCGTCAGCACCACCGGGCCCGCGCCCGCCGGGCGCAGGGGGATGGCGCAGTCGACGGGGAGCGGGGTCTGCGGGGCCGAGGGGGACTCTGGGTAGTAGACGCCACCGCCGGGGCGGAGCAGCACCCAGCGGCCGGTGCCCTGCTCGTGGCCGGTGACGTAGGCGTTGACCGTGCCGGGCAACGACTTGTTCTCCAGGGCCAGTTCGCAGGTGGGGGGCGCGGCCTTGGCGTGGGGGCTGAGAGCGCTTCCCCATGCGGGGTAGCTGAGCGCCGTCGCTGCTGCGGCGGTGCCGGACAGGAACATTCTGCGGGATATCACGGATGAACTCCTGTACTTGTGAGGGGATCAACCACTCTCGCCACGGCCGGGACGGGCGTCAATAGATGTGACTGAGAGCGCTCTCAGTTTCTTGGCCGATTCATAAGTTGACGCTTCCGGAGGGGACTTGGACTTACGGGAGGAGGTTGTTGGACTGCTGGTCGTCTCGGGGTCCGACGTCATTGACGGTGGTGAGAGCGGAGGACTACTCAGTCCCCATGCCACGTAGATTCCGTACGGCGTGCGCGCTCGCTGCCGCCTCATCCGCCGTGTTCGCCCTGGCCGGGACCGCACTCCCGGCCGCCGCCGTCCCCGCGCGGGCGAGCGCCGCGGCCGAGGACGAAGCCCCCGCGGTCATCACCTCCGCCCAGCTCTCGGTCGCCGTCGCCACGGACTTCCCGAGGGTGGTCTCGTACACCGACCGCGCGAGCGGGGCCGAGCTCCTCGGGAGCACGGCCCCGGTGACCGCGGTGACCCTCAACGGCAAGGCGTACGCCGTGCGGTTGAAGGGCGCGCCGGCCATCGGGGCGTCGAGCGCCGCGTACACCCTCGGCTTCGCCGATCTGCCCGGCGTCGAGATCGACGCGGCGCTCACCGTCTCCGGCCGGACGACGACCTTCAAGGTCACCGCCGTCCGCGACACCGAGGCCTTCCGCCTCGGCACCATCGACATCCCCGGCCATGACCTCGTCTCGGTCGGCAGTACGGACCCCTCGGCGGCGTCCGCGTTCACCCGGCTCGACCCGGACTCCACCAGGACCGCCGATGTCTTCGCAGCGGTGACGGACGGGACGGCGGCGGACGCCGCACCGGTCGGCGCCTCGTACGCCCTGGTCAACACGGGACAGCTGGCCGCCGCCGTCGAGTCCAACTCCAGCTACGACCGGCCGAGCGGCGCGACCGGCGGAGACGACGCCCGCTTCTGGCACCAGGCCCGCAAGGCCGCGGACGGCAGCACCCGCGTCGGCGTCCGGTCGGGCCAGTGGACCTACCGGGGCAGCGGCGCCCCCGGCCCGGAGAGCGGCAAGGACCTCCCCTGGGCGAAGGTCGTCGTCACGCCCGACGCCAACGGCGACCAGAAGGTCGACTGGCAGGACGGCGCGGTCGCCTTCCGCTCGATCGGGGTCAGGGCGCCGGGGAGCGAGCAGACTCCCGACCGGGTGATCACCCATATCCCGTTCAACTTCGCCAGCCAGGCCACCCACCCCTTCCTGCGCACCCTCGACGACGTCAAGCGGATCTCGCTCGCGACGGACGGGCTCGGGCAGCTGGCGGTGCTCAAGGGGTACGGCTCCGAGGGCCACGACTCCGCGCACCCCGACTACGGCGGCAACTACAACAAGCGCGCCGGCGGGCTCACCGACC
The Streptomyces lunaelactis genome window above contains:
- a CDS encoding glycoside hydrolase family 3 protein; amino-acid sequence: MPTRTRMRTRFRTRAGTAALAVSAVLTGLLGGAAPVSAAADDPAPVLVDRFEGEVPFATPPAEGLFTWGSDADDQPRLELKERADAPEGAKVLEGSYDISGWGGLTHDFAFDKPAHDWTAHKGIRFWWYGQNTAPLPPGSGKRINFELKDGGANGEASELWTTSFTDDWEGWHLVEIPFADFVYRADYQPVGGIDQILGLNEMWGYALTLPTGAPGKFAMDGVELYGKADPTLTAKVITGAAVYPVDEGGTAQVKISVATTGSGPIDEPVTVAYTTEGGSAESGKDYAPVSGTVTFPAGTASGTSETVAVTTKKDSAAESAETIPLKLTVTGAKAPAENPQVVVDAHGLPYLNSRLPVRKRVADLLSRMTLAEKAGQMTQAERNALKSQGDIATYDLGSLLSGGGSVPTPNAPEAWAKMVDAYQLRAQATRFQIPLIYGVDAVHGHNNVIGSTIMPHNIGIGATRDPAVAEKTGAVTAKEVRATGIPWDFAPCLCVTRDERWGRSYEAFGEDPALVTAMETVIKGMQGSPSGKDLDRNDKVLATAKHFVGDGGTEYGSSSTGSYTIDQGITKVTRQELEAVHLAPFAEAVKRGTGTVMPSYSSLDILGDTEGPVKMHASAEMINDVLKDRMGFKGFVISDWQAIDQIPGDYASDVRTSINAGLDMIMVPTAYPDFHRTLRDEVTAGRIGEARINDAVARILTQKFDLGLFEKPYADTANADRIGSAEHRAVAREAAAKSQVLLKNDGAVLPLKPSQKVYVAGSNADDLGNQAGGWTISWQGSSGKITTGTTILEGMKKAAPDAALTYSKDASAPTDGHDVGVVVVGETPYAEGIGDVGNGHDLELSAADKAAVDKVCSAMKCAVLIVSGRPQLIGDRLGDMDALVASWLPGTEGDGVADVLYGKRAFTGQLPVTWPKSAAQLPINVGDTSYDPQYPYGWGLTTLAKPPAGGELTLKALALAAKLLEAAGRADSPEARAVVSQARLIAQQKIGQRVTEAVAKPFADADHLLLGGDVTGAVAKLTAAYRAG
- a CDS encoding DUF397 domain-containing protein, giving the protein MNWFKSSYSSDQGGDCVEVAYDWRKSSYSGDEGGDCVEVAAHPLAVHIRDSKNLTGPVLTVTPQAWAAFVDGR
- a CDS encoding helix-turn-helix domain-containing protein, which produces MHPAKRTKRVTSWHVIGAQLGAFRKAARMTQAELATQFCVGEDTIASIEQGRRPLKLDLAIALDELLDTKRALQTAVDKVPERERFPAFAQDFVEHEQEALTLLSYQNQVVPGLLQTEEYARAVFGCLYPPITVGEAEERLSARLDRQRLFERAPWPPMMNFLLEEVILHRPIGGRHVLREQNRHLRRCGELPFLGLQIIPTSREKHAGLNGPMVLLETPGHDQLAYMEGQRVSFLVDDPDEVSVLQQKYGMLRSQALTPEESMGLLDDLLGDS
- a CDS encoding ATP-binding protein translates to MVDEPQLPYFREAFYRRDRRCVSAARDFTRRALADWSVADRVDDVLLCVSELATNALLHGVPPGRGFRLHLFLHADGILRVEIHDSGDGCVRLSPPHPEGEGGRGLVLVAALADKWGVGERCPGKRVWCEFALAAGCCSSSLPKVANRYAR
- a CDS encoding S8 family peptidase; its protein translation is MSNRTRLRAFAAAAVTAALVTTGPLSASAAQSASDTEPTLAPLYRSANALPGRYIVTLSKTMNSEEMMGRVGVKPSFTYTSAMRGFAAALSPLQLKNIRATPGVEAVEQDATVRALGSTPGDTRAPASSWGLDRIDQSALPLDGAFTTQGNGKGATAYILDTGIDYAHTEFGGRATFGYDAVGDGGAGKDCEGHGTHVAGTVGGATYGVARNVSLVSVRVLDCQGSGTLSGVIAGFDWVAANAKRPAVLNASLGGAKSVAVNNAANALSDSGVLPVVAAGNESADACNVSPASADSVVTVGATNSYDEETDFSNYGACLSLYAPGAAIVSAKLGGGSVALDGTSMASPHVAGVAALYTAAHPTAPPAEVAGFLDDQSTKDLLSKVTGGSPNKLLFTDVL
- a CDS encoding YceI family protein; the protein is MGLFNRKADTTGTTTATIEVDPALVALTGDYTIDPAHSSIGFTVRHAMVTNVRGSFGEFEGKLQLNGTDPHHSTAEIDVKIASVDTGIADRDNHLRTGDFFEAEKFPTMTFRSTHAEQLGGDKYRITGDLTIKDVTRPLSIDLDFNGSATDPYGNERVGFEGSADILRSDWGLGWNAALETGGVLVGDKVKLLFDISAIKAAPQA
- a CDS encoding glycoside hydrolase family 64 protein is translated as MFLSGTAAAATALSYPAWGSALSPHAKAAPPTCELALENKSLPGTVNAYVTGHEQGTGRWVLLRPGGGVYYPESPSAPQTPLPVDCAIPLRPAGAGPVVLTLPQMFGARVYFVRDSKLDFFVNPGPALVEPAFATSTDANYRRVWSFAEFTFNPTQLYANISYVDLVTALPIGLTLTGDATHTVAALPNGALQKIADGLLAQAGRDGQPWDKLVIRDSGGQVLRVISPQNLMAPFFDRPNEMPFRNVFDGYINQVWDKYRSTDLRIDLQGGRGVRTGRVSGDVMTFTGGHAFPKPSSKDIFTCNHGPFANNPGDPDDKKGLLARLAAGFNRTTLLTHPDQPNGATAADYYRDQATNHWSRVVHANTPIGYAFPYDDVRPDGQPDVSGAAHDGNPARFTLTVGS